In Clupea harengus chromosome 12, Ch_v2.0.2, whole genome shotgun sequence, the sequence ACACTTTTTGTCCACATGttatcacagagagacacacgttCGTAAGACCAGTGAGGTGGGATCCGTTGGTACGCTAGCAACTGAGTGGAGAGCTTTTCAGATATTTTAACAATAATAGACATGGTCTTATCTTTcctttgagtttgtgtttgctgtaCAGTTCCAGCAAGTTGTACTGTGCAATACCAATAATTGTATGCAATTCCAGTTTAGACATGGTTGCAGAGGGATATGTTGACTGTGGTGTGTTTAGAAGGTCATTGAAATATGTGGAAGTGGCTGCAGATGCACTGAATCAGCAACCCTGCTATAATGTCCTGTTTGTCCTGCGAAacccaaatcacacacatacacccaagcACGAAAACACTAGAAACTGTAGGAGTGCACTCAAGTCCAGCTTTATTTGAAGTAGCACCTGGGAACACCTTCACATCGAACTCATCTTAACGGTTACTCAAAATGGCGTAAGGAATGTGGGTTCCCCAGACAGAcgggtgcagtgcagtgttgggtCTCTGGGAATGACAGACAGGCATGGAGTGTCCTGGGAGGGGTGGAGGTCCTTAGGCAGATTCCTGGATGGCTGGGTGGCTCTCGCCTGTGGAGGCAATAAGCACGGTAACATTAATATTTCATGCCATGCTGATTCTTATCATGTCTGGAGCACATCAGAATTGGTAATGGGAAAGACTGTCCTCTGCACAATTCACTTTGAATATAGGTGACCAAATGAGTAAATTGGTTCTGTGGGCATTCAAAATAGCTTTTAAAGAGGAGTTCTGGTTTGAAGCTGTAACTCAATTCAGGTCATCAAAAATATTTGTCCATTATATGTTGGAGTGGGAAAATGGTAAGATCCTAAGATACAGACGCTAAGCATTGAACTCAAAAATGCTTCTATGCCAAACAGTAATGTTGGATGTAGTTAAGTATGGGTGCCTTACCTTCTGTAGAGATTCCCAGTCTCTTCTCCTCGCTTTCCAACAGTTTCCTGTAGGTGGCGATCTCAGCATCGAGCTTCAGCTTGATGTGCAGCAGCTCTTGGTAGTCCTGCATGTATTTGCTCATCTCCATCTTGGTCTCACAGAGCTGGTTCTCCAGTTGATCAATGATGTCCTCCAGTCCTGCCACCTTGTCTTGGTGAGCTGCCTCCATGCCTTCAAGCTGCTGTTCCAGAGCAGAATTGCGAGCTCTCAGGCCATCAATCTGATTCTGCAGTTCAGTCACCTGATTGTGGAAGGTGGTGATCTCGTCTTTCATGGTCTTCATCTTTTCCTCAGTTTTGCCAGCtgtttgtttcagtgtgtcGAATTTACCCTTGTACCACTTCTCTGCCTCCTGGACATTGCGAGCAGCCACGGACTCAATCTCAGCACGCATGTTGCGTAGGTAGGCAGCCAGGTCAGGCCGGTCTGAGTCCAGCTCCACAGTGACCTTGGAATCCTCAATCTGCTGCATGAGATGAGCCACCTCTTCATCATGCAGCTTCTTCAAGAACTCAATCTCGGCCAGCAGCTGTTCCACTTGCCTCTCCAGGTCGGCTTTCTGCAGCGTGGCATTATCCACATCCTGACGGAACTCTAGCAGGATCATCTCAGCCGCCTCTGGAATTACAGATTGGGTAAGAGATAGTCAGCATTGCACTGCATTGTTGTAGAGCTGGCAACTCTAGAAATTAGACTCTATAACACCTCATATCTTAGTTGCTCTTGGCTTACCACCTTGCAATATCACTTTAACTATTGCTTTATTATTTTTAGTTGTAACAACCAAAGACCAAAGTATATACTGAATGGTGCTAGGTAACAGTATTGATGGGTATGACCCATTTGCTATAGCACTGATTAATAAACCAGCAAGGTTCTAGTTCTAGCTCATCCCTCTCAGCTTACCTTTGAgggccatctcctcctccagtttGAGCCTCCACACGTCTATCTCCTCCTCGATGTAACCCCTCTCAATGTCAGCTGCGCCCTTTTGTGCAGTCAGGGCCTCAATCAGATCCCTCACCTCCTTGAATTTGATCTCATACTCTTCTCCGAGCCCACCAGGGCCTCCCTTGAAGCGGCCCTGCAGTGCGGCCAGCTCTGCCTGCAGCTGGGCATTCCTCAGTTCCAGGGCCTGCACCTTCCCAATGTAACCGGCAAAGCGAACATTCACCTCATGCATTTCCTCCTTCTCGTTTGCATGCTGCTGGTGGATCTCTGTGCCAACCTCAACAGCAGACACACCACCCTGGTACCCATTACGACCGCGGCTGTAAGAGGATCCCTTACAGCGGGAAGGAGATGGACTTTGCACCCGCACACTGCTGGAGTTGCTCACCGACAGGGACTTCTGGGAGTGTGAGGAGCCTCTCATGTTTCTGCCTTTTGTGTTGCTTGCTAGATAGTAGTTCCACCACAGAGAGAAGAGCCTCTTCTTTGCGTGTTCCCCAGGAGCTGGCCGACCTTGCTACTGACAGTCCTGGTGCTGGATCCTTGGCTTATATAGAGCCACTAAGAATCTCACACCCCTCTTTGAAACTCTTGCAGGGTTTTGACATGTTTTAAACTGTAGCTCGCAGAAATCTGTATTTCACAGGAGGGTATCAAAATTCAGAAGATGCTTTTGAATAATAGCATTGGAATTTATAtatacttcctttgtgttgattcttcTACACCTTGTTGCCACAGGGCTTTTGTATCAATCTATTTTTACCACCATGCACAATTGTAGTATAGCTAGAGACGGGCTAAACATGACATTTACACAATACTCCATTCACCCCAGGTACAGTCAACTTTACAGGATGTGTTTCGTACACCAGTGTTTCATGAAAATGTATGATTTCCTTGTTGAATTTTATAAAGAGTAAGCTTTTCAGCATTATGGTTTTTAATCACTTAACCAATTCATTATTTAGTTTAATCAGTCTGATTTATTTCTTTGAATACATATTCTGCTATATTTTTCCTTTTATATTTGCAAACTGTCCTTGCTGGATACCTTTAAACCTTGTGAAGAGGTGTGCAGTTTTATATTAGGACACCTCTTCCACATCTTTTAGCCAATCAGGGTTGCACTGGACCATCTCCCTCTGAAGAACTACTATAAATGTGGCTGTTTCAGCCCAACCCTTCTTTTGCTCTGCCGCTCTGAAGACTGAGAATacaaacagctgtgtgtgtgtgagtgatggccaCATGAAAGAAGCCATGTCTTTGGGtacttagaaaagcgctatataagttgaaagtattattattattattattattatgattatgtcTTTGTCACAGTAGTCAATCTACATCTGGTCACTAGATTCACTATTGGTTTCTCAGCCTCTGTGAATGCAGTCTGTGCATATTTTACTTATTGCATAGGTCCCCTCCATCAGTCATATGCAGGTTTTCCTTCTTCACACTCGAACGGCCAATTCAGATCTCCAGACTTGCACACTCAGGGGATTTCACATGTTTGTTGTTATTAAGTCTGAGACTTCTTTCATCATTATATTTGACCAATGTTGAAATTGACAAACACACTATAGGTCTAGCCTGAACACGTCTGCAGATGATTCAACAGTACTTTTATGGATCGCTTACGTCATACCTGAGAGGAGGAGTTAAGGAGTTAAAGGCCTTGGCCTCAGTGTTCGGCCTATGACAGAATACTGGATAACAGCAGCAATGAGTATGTATGTTCATAAACTTTAGGCTATATGTCTATACAGTGGTTCTGTAGGCCAAGGGTTCGATGGATGCTGGCTCACAAAACAGCTTCAGACACATACAGCTATACAACTATGTGGGTGGACTTAGACATGAAGAGTTTTTTATGGCTGAGATGATAACTGAACACTGGGCTAAAGCCATCTAGTTTGGCTGGGTATGTTGAaacattttcattattttatataaacatagcacaaaaagtaaggaaatttgtgtttggtagattatttatttgttgtaacaatgttTCCTGGCAATAaatcttataccgttggaaagcatgtttatttcccttttaaatggtgccacatttgtaaggaacatgcatttgtgggatgagcaacACAGCTGTTTATGTGGGTAGCCCCCAAgcaaaatgtgccaaaattcACTCTTGATTTGAGTTGTTTGGtagattggatgattgaactctcgatcagtaacaaggaacaaacaagacatattggcaattttacactttattcatttaatacaccgtcagagagagaatgaaatggaGTCCAGACCTCAACCCAATTAAACACTTGTGGGATCGGCTTGGGCGTGCTGTACATGTTAGTGACCAACACAACCACGATGGTTGACCTGAAACGACTCCTGGTTGAGGAATGgaatgccatcccacagcaacgtgtgaccaggttggtgaccagcatgaggaggaggtgccaggctgttgtggctgcgtatGGATCTTCCAACCGCTCCTGAGCCTCCTGAgggtgtattaaatgaataaagtgttaCATTTccaatatgtcttgtttgttccttgttactgatcaagagttcaatcatccaatccaccaaacaactcaaaacaagagtgaataccaacaatGAGAATAAACTGTTTAGGATTGGCAGagaattttggcacattttgcTTGGGTGCTACCCAAATAAACAGCTGTGCTgctgtaggtacacctggaatggtccattgtgtttgactttaatcagtagcTTGCGTCTGATTTCAGCCGGAACCCACGTCAgactttacctgtcataaaaatgtaacctgatgcatttcttaaccacgcccacctgagcgtggataatagccgcatctccccagatgtgactctctctctctgtcggcgcccacctggccaggacctcctctctccctccggacatcgaccgaggagcaagcctctttgacctcctctcacctcaggcatcgcctgcacacggtgaagaactactctctttgttctcacttcttacggccgacatacGCCTAAGATCTCAGTCAACaaactgctcagtgagacgaagtaagtttagcgaaagcagctaacattagacctgctagctaaattgcagaggaaagcagctaaccacagacctgctagctaactctacccAACGGGAACCGAAGGCAACTGCAggcacagcaaggacaactttctccagctacggacggcatcatatcttctctgccgtttcaacatcggactcgccagcacgacccttttcataaaggagtggtaactctgacattaactgggcatttagctatcctagctattcacaacctggctaagcataatactgtttacatgccattgttcatgtgtttcatatgctttgtttactgaacgtaactgtttatatattttcattgttagttggtagttggtttcgccacaccatctgggttatcgttaggattgcttctcagacacatcgggtcttgcatgcatcactaaccatttccctcttttctaacatggcatcttaatcgcgcacgattacatacacattggccttcacatagccacacacgcgaagagaatactcgaacttcacGCTGCATATAGACTcgcccttgttcacatcacatgtatgttcgcgtacgtgcacacacatgcacgcggaactacggtgatcaaacaaaggaacattCTTTcgggcgcgctcctaacagcgcaaccccgagctcacaagctcacacacatatcccctattccttcaattcattggttagttacatttagctagattacatattgtgtgttattttcttatcattgtgtaaataaatactttgatttatatacgctggtttatttaatgttacacaagaatggacgttgccaacctcttctattcagaattctaatgaccttcaaccatactattagtaaggtaactttggttgtagttattaatttaattattaatcagagttccaaattgatagtataatatattttatgagactgatatatttaacgagactgatttgtggattatctttactttgaccaccgtggaggaccctacactttgtgtggcgccccctaggtgttcaacttaattgatctgcctttgtgttgaatggttgatgcctgtccaatcgggtgagactaccaacatattgttgctgttgcaaggacagcaccagtgtgtcttggtggccctcgcaaagacggtatcacaatttatacacaattgcacccacattcacccggctcctgctcacagggtaagttacctacatagtctggtactcccatgtgaggctggtaccaatttcacctacactgctcatcccacaaatgcatgtaccttacaaatgtggcaccattttaaagggaaataaacaggctttccaacggtataatatttattgccaagaagcattgttaaaacaaagaaataatctaccaaacacaaatttccttactttttgtgctatgtttatgtatgttttgtgaAGAATGCAATTTTCTAAAATATATCAAATGAAAAATTCATGTGTGTTGAAGGTTTTGCTTCTAGTAAATTAGTAGACTGGTGTAACCTGGTCTATCAGGGCTTCAGCACTATGTGTCATGAGTTCACTGTCTGAAAGCAACTCTGTGCAACTGCAGACTAAAAGCATGTCAAATGGATATCTTACATCATACCTGAGAGGAGGAGTTAAAGGCCTTGGCCTCAGTGTTAGGCTTTTGACAGAATACCGGATGCCACAACATCAGCAATCAGTATGTATGTTCATAAACTTTAGGCTATATGTCTATACAGTGGTTCTGTAGGCCAAGGGTTCGAtgcccagggagcacacatgctAGTGAAAAGGTACATCTGTATCATATCGTAAGTTGCTTTGAATTAAAGTGTCTGATAAATGAATAAACCCACATTTCAGTTCTCAATGATGCATATTTCAAGGCGCAGGAGACCTAGTTGTGATCACATTGTTGTTTCAGATATGTACCAATTTAATCACAGATTTTTCTCCTAAAACAGTTTCACACAGAAATGAGATTATGAATGAGGCAGGTAAATGCACTTTATTGTGAAAATATGTGCCTCATCCCCAAACACCAGGGTTTtcttgagagagacagaagaggtaATATTGAGATGTTTAAACATTTAGTAAAAACTGAGCATGATTTGTGACCCTGTTGAGATCTCGCCTTCAACACCACAGGAGATGTTTGGTCCATATAGAAATCTGAAAAGCAGGAGATTTAAGCCTAAATCTCACGTTTAATCCCATTGAAGTCTAGCAGAAACTAAGGAGATGaagatatctctctctttagaTTTTCATTTATTATGGGTATGTAAATATACGTGCCATTTAACAAGAGCAGCCCACAGTCTTGTTGATTTGTTTAAGATTAGCATCTCCAATGTCACCAGACATTAGCCGAAATTCTGCAAGAGTCAACACAAGTACAGAAGACAACCAACTCTCCTTTATTCCAAACTGGAGGAGGAATGCACTATAAAATAGCACTGTGGAGGAATGCACTATAACCTCCTATAACCTCCTACCCACTTGCCTCCTCTGCAGGAGCTTCACTGGGAGGTCCTGGAGGTTCTACCAGAAACTCCTACACAGCAGCTGCCCCTTGTTTTTGAGAAGAAAAAGCCAATTCCTCTCAAACTTCTTGCGCTCAAAATTGTTCAAGTGTAAGTCTGACATCATATGTGTACGTCATGAAACACAGATATTGCAGTTCATTTCAAACTGAAATCCAACTCCAAATGAATTTCAGAATGTTCGGTGTTCCCCATCCCACTGTCCTTTTGTTCCGCTCACATGTAGGCTGGACTATGGCAagaagatatagagagagagagatagaatagaatatatttatttgtcattgcacaagtacaacgaaattaaggtagcagctctcagacacaaaaacaataaaaatatagattgaacatatatatatacatatttacactataaaaacacaagacatataaaacaacagagagacaaatacaggtcagttttgtgcattgttaagtgctatgattagcctggatgccagacgaacttagccacgcccacacaaattttggtcgggaagttcggtctggtgtcgctccgttggggagaaactatctcctcacaaaaatctgtgaggagctAGATAGACCAATcgaattgtcagggcgggctttatacgatgatggacagatgatcaaccctaacgtaatcaaccacgtcaccaaagagcttttggggtgaattcgttttcaacaaacatggctgccgttggagagctgaaatgtggaaattcaagtctgttttagaagacattgacagcacattcattttgaaagaggaacagataaacgtgatcaaggcatttgtcgatcgaaaatatgtttttgccgtccttcctacgggatccggtaaaagtttaatgtatcagctggccccatggtctacgttatggtcatactacgttgctctgattggttctagatatatccaattgagcgaagaggcattttttttcctggttcggttgaaacacgccccataattacagcccaacggagcggtatcagactcatattctgactagaattatgagtatgacatcgtcaggctatgctatgatggctctgggatagaagctgtttctctgtctgtttttgctatgatggtcctaaagcgtctccctgagggcaacagttcaaatacctggtaaccagggtgtgttgagtctctgaggatgctgtgggcttttctgaggcagcgtgttttataaatgtcctcaagaggtggaagccaattactttttgcgctgtgttaatgaccctctggagtacctttctttctgctgccgtgcagctagcaaaccacagcgagatgccatagcttaacactgactccacagagcagcggtaaaaggacactaacagtttcttttttaatttgttcttcctgagtaacctcaggaaatacagcctctgttgtgcctttttcagcagtgcagtggtgtttctggtccaggaaaggtcctcctcgatgtgagtgcccaggaagcggaagtctgataccctctccactctctccccattgatggcaATATGCTGCATTTCCGATTTTTTCCTCCTATAGTCgactatcagctcttttgtcttggaggtgttgaggacaagattgttcaaggtgcacaatcagtctcatctcctcctgagatgagccccaccacagttgtatcatctgcaaacttaatgatggcattgctcgggtgggtgggggtacagtcatgggtatagatggtgtagagtagggggctcaacacgcagccctgtggggagccgatgctgatgctgagagctgaggagagatgggatcctACTCTAACCCTCTGGGAGCGTTCTGTCAGGAAATTTCTGATCCAGTAGCAGATTTGCTGTGAGAGCCCTAAGTCCATCAGTTTGGTGACCAGTCTGCTTGATATGATTgtgttgaaagcagagctgaagtatatgaagagcagcctggcgtaattccctctctgttccacgtgtgtaagtgtggtgtggagagccgtggtaatagcatcttctgtagccctgtttgctctgtatgcaaactggtGGGAGTCATAAGTGGGTAGCAGGCTTGTTGTGATGTGACTCCGGAccagtttctcaaaacacttcatgATGATAGGTGTCAGTGCCACTGGTCGGTAGTCGTTAGGGGTGCTGGCAGTGGTCTTTTTTGGTAGAGGAATGATTGTGGAGGACTTCAGGCAGGGTGGAATCAAGCACTGGGATAGGGACTGATTGAATATGTTAGTGAACAcaccagccagttggtctgCACAGTCCCTCAGCACCCTCCCAGTCACACCGTCTGGTCCAGCAGCTTTTCTTGGGTTCACTGCCCGCAGAACACGCCTTACCTCCCGTGCCTGCACTGTGAGGGTGTGGCTACAGGGGTCTAGTGGAAGTGGCGTGGTCACATCCGGTGTATCAACCTCAAAGCGTGTGAAGAAGCAGTTTAGCCCCTCAGCCAGCGAGTCATCACCGTCGGCTGCAGTTAGGTTGCTggacctgtagttggtgatgtgttGGACCCCTTGCCACACCTGCCgtatgttgttgctgctgaagtGGTCCTCAATCCTCCTCTTGTATGCTGTCTTGGCCTCCCTGATGCCCCTCCTCAGGTTGGCTCTGGCAGTCCTGTTCTGTGCCTCATCCCCAGACCTGAAGGCGCCGCTCCTCTCCTTCAACAGCACTTTGACTTCTTTTGTCATCCAGGGCTTCTGGTTAGGATACACCTGGATGCGCCTGTCCACTGTGACAGTGTCGACACAGTGTTTGATGTAGCACAAAACAGTTGAGGTGTACACTTCAAGGTCCTGGTGCTTGAAAATATCCCAGTTGGTGGTTTCAAAtcagtcctgcagctgctgagagGCATCATCAGGCCAAGTCTTAATAGTCTTTGTTGTGGGGGCTTTTTTCTTAAGGGGGTGTATGCCGGTAAGAGTAGTAGGGACATGTGATCAGACAAGCCAAGGTGGGGTAGCTGTGTAGCCCTGTAACCATGCTTGATATTTGAGTAGGCTTCATCCAGAGTATTTTCTCCCCTGGTAGCACATTTTATGTGTTGGTAGAACTTAGGGAGCACTACCTTCAAATCAGCATGGTTGAAGTCGCCTGCTATCACGTGTACTGCCTCTGGATAGGTGTTTTGTTTAAGGCTGATGGCATTGTACAAGTGACTAAGGGCTGAGTTGGAATTagccagtggtggaatgtaacgaagtatttttacttcgttactttacttaagtacatttttacgtatctgtactttactaaagtaaaaataatagtgcatactttttacttttactccatcacaattttagctattatctatacttttactccgctacatttctacaatatgtgctgttactcgttacattttatgaacatagtttcgccaaaatgttgcctacacaaaactatggattgcgttgctgttttggaagtttaaaccaatcaggtggctctatcaactccaatgatatcagagtgcgcgtttggcagcagcactagcggtagctttgcctgttatagatgaacattcagcctgactactgcctattcaacatggatccagagtcggcctgaactgagccctctgatatgagccacccttggccctatttaaaagatatgttcgagttcaaaggccccaagaatgactcctggaggtttcaatgcctttcctgtctccctcaaaaaaaggagttgctagccttcaataattcgccctcaaatttaaagtagcatatcgaggtaagcagagtgattgctatgctaagttaatgtccctgacttttgaatattgatatatgtatttaattcgtttactgacatgatattataatgttatctagcgaaatgcatgttgacatacagcaatagcctaaaaaaaacatgattggaccttcattatatatttaacgtagtggtaagataaagctggtaggttagctatgtcaagctagcgtgcctggttctgtccagttttacaatcacatttgtttttc encodes:
- the LOC105905643 gene encoding vimentin-like; this encodes MRGSSHSQKSLSVSNSSSVRVQSPSPSRCKGSSYSRGRNGYQGGVSAVEVGTEIHQQHANEKEEMHEVNVRFAGYIGKVQALELRNAQLQAELAALQGRFKGGPGGLGEEYEIKFKEVRDLIEALTAQKGAADIERGYIEEEIDVWRLKLEEEMALKEAAEMILLEFRQDVDNATLQKADLERQVEQLLAEIEFLKKLHDEEVAHLMQQIEDSKVTVELDSDRPDLAAYLRNMRAEIESVAARNVQEAEKWYKGKFDTLKQTAGKTEEKMKTMKDEITTFHNQVTELQNQIDGLRARNSALEQQLEGMEAAHQDKVAGLEDIIDQLENQLCETKMEMSKYMQDYQELLHIKLKLDAEIATYRKLLESEEKRLGISTEGESHPAIQESA